The Chlamydiota bacterium genome includes a region encoding these proteins:
- the kdsB gene encoding 3-deoxy-manno-octulosonate cytidylyltransferase has protein sequence MKVIGVIPARLHSTRFPGKVLADLCGKPMIQHVYERARLSKYLSDLWVACDDASIVKAVESFGGKVKLTSSHHVSGTDRVAEIVKDIPCDGVINIQADEPLLGLSMVDQVVEGLLEPEASVSTLAKVVEEGKDFRNPNVVKVVCDEKGFALYFSRAAIPYLKSPQKGIPFQGLRHIGLYGYKKDFLMEFSRRSPSSLELIESLEQLRVLEMGRKIKVVLTSENSIGVDTPEDLARVSRQIS, from the coding sequence ATGAAAGTAATTGGTGTTATTCCTGCACGGCTTCATTCAACTCGATTTCCGGGAAAAGTGCTGGCCGATTTATGTGGGAAGCCGATGATTCAACATGTCTATGAGAGGGCGAGGCTTTCAAAATATTTAAGTGATTTGTGGGTGGCCTGTGATGATGCTTCCATTGTGAAGGCGGTCGAAAGTTTTGGAGGAAAGGTGAAACTCACTTCTTCCCATCATGTGAGTGGAACAGATCGTGTTGCAGAGATTGTCAAAGATATTCCATGTGATGGAGTGATCAATATTCAGGCGGATGAGCCTTTGCTAGGTTTATCCATGGTGGATCAAGTGGTTGAGGGACTTCTGGAGCCCGAGGCTTCAGTAAGCACCCTGGCAAAGGTTGTTGAAGAAGGGAAAGATTTTCGAAACCCCAATGTTGTGAAGGTGGTTTGTGACGAAAAGGGATTTGCTCTTTATTTTTCAAGGGCAGCTATTCCTTATTTAAAAAGTCCTCAAAAAGGAATTCCTTTTCAAGGGTTAAGGCATATTGGACTTTATGGATACAAAAAAGATTTTTTAATGGAATTTTCAAGGCGAAGTCCTTCCTCTCTCGAATTAATCGAGAGTTTGGAGCAGTTGAGAGTTCTTGAAATGGGGCGAAAAATAAAGGTCGTGCTGACAAGTGAAAATTCAATAGGGGTGGATACCCCGGAGGATTTAGCCCGAGTTTCTCGTCAGATTTCGTAG
- a CDS encoding HAD-IIIA family hydrolase has product MSGKIKAVFLDRDGTLNEDVGYVSKPENFKLISGIKPPLLLLRQMGFKLYVVTNQSGIGRGMITPENLNLIHEKMLEEFSQDGIDIDDVSFCPHRPEEKCLCRKPQAKMIKDLAKKHHIELNNSYVIGDKISDVLTGKNAQCKTILLLSENEGVNLDEDDDEWPSPDYVADDLSGAAEWILKDSGALEAIKVEIGLKSSSKLKV; this is encoded by the coding sequence ATGTCAGGTAAGATTAAAGCTGTTTTTCTGGATCGGGATGGCACTTTGAATGAGGATGTAGGTTATGTGAGTAAACCGGAAAATTTTAAACTCATTTCAGGAATTAAACCCCCTCTTCTTCTGTTGAGGCAAATGGGTTTTAAACTTTATGTGGTGACCAATCAATCTGGAATAGGCCGTGGAATGATCACACCGGAAAATTTAAATCTCATTCATGAAAAGATGTTAGAGGAGTTTAGTCAGGATGGTATTGATATTGATGACGTTTCTTTTTGCCCCCATCGACCCGAGGAAAAATGCCTGTGTCGAAAACCTCAAGCTAAAATGATTAAAGATTTGGCGAAAAAGCATCATATAGAACTCAACAATTCTTATGTGATTGGAGATAAGATCTCAGATGTTTTAACAGGAAAGAATGCCCAGTGTAAGACCATTCTCCTTCTTTCTGAAAATGAGGGGGTTAACTTGGATGAGGATGATGATGAATGGCCTTCCCCGGATTATGTTGCAGATGATTTGAGCGGGGCTGCCGAATGGATTTTGAAGGATAGCGGCGCGTTGGAAGCGATTAAGGTGGAGATTGGGTTAAAAAGCAGTTCAAAGTTAAAGGTTTAA